Proteins co-encoded in one Epinephelus moara isolate mb chromosome 13, YSFRI_EMoa_1.0, whole genome shotgun sequence genomic window:
- the LOC126400142 gene encoding ras-related protein Rab-5C-like, producing MAGRGGGSTRPNGAAAANKICQFKLVLLGESAVGKSSLVLRFVKGQFHEFQESTIGAAFLTQTVCLDDTTVKFEIWDTAGQERYHSLAPMYYRGAQAAIVVYDITNTDTFARAKNWVKELQRQASPNIVIALAGNKADIANKRAVDVQEAQTYADDNSLLFMETSAKTAMNVNEIFMAIAKKLPKSDPQGGAGQGGRTRTGVDLQEAAPPSRSSQCCGGGN from the exons ATGGCTGGGCGCGGTGGAGGATCGACCAGGCCAAATGGTGCCGCAGCAGCAAACAAAATCTGCCAATTCAAACTGGTGCTGCTGGGGGAGTCGGCGGTGGGCAAGTCCAGCTTAGTGCTGCGCTTTGTCAAAGGCCAGTTTCATGAGTTCCAGGAGAGCACCATCGGAG CTGCCTTCCTCACTCAGACTGTCTGTCTTGACGACACCACTGTGAAGTTTGAGATCTGGGACACAGCAGGTCAGGAGCGTTACCACAGCCTGGCTCCGATGTACTACAGAGGTGCCCAGGCGGCCATCGTGGTCTACGACATTACCAACACA GATACTTTTGCACGAGCGAAGAACTGGGTGAAGGAGCTGCAGAGACAAGCCAGCCCCAACATAGTGATCGCTCTGGCTGGAAACAAGGCGGACATCGCAAACAAGAGAGCTGTGGACGTGCAG GAGGCACAAACATACGCTGATGACAACAGTCTACTCTTCATGGAGACGTCAGCCAAGACTGCCATGAACGTCAATGAGATTTTCATGGCTATTG CAAAGAAGCTACCAAAGAGCGATCCTCAGGGCGGAGCTGGACAAGGGGGGCGGACCAGGACAGGAGTGGATCTACAAGAAGCGGCTCCCCCGAGCCGTAGCAGCCAGTGCTGCGGCGGCGGCAATTAG